In Scatophagus argus isolate fScaArg1 chromosome 5, fScaArg1.pri, whole genome shotgun sequence, a genomic segment contains:
- the cldna gene encoding claudin a, with product MVAAGLQMLGIALCIIGWIGIIVVCALPQWKVTAFIGQNIVTAQTSWEGIWMNCVVQSTGQMQCKVYDSMLALSQDLQAARALTIIAILIGIIAILLAIAGGKCTNCVEDESSKSKIGVAAGVIFIISGVLCLIPVCWTAHSVIRDFYNPLLANSQKNELGAALFIGWGASALLILGGGLLCANCPPKDNYSAKYSAARSAGPKDYV from the coding sequence ATGGTGGCGGCTGGCCTTCAGATGTTGGGCATTGCCCTGTGCATTATTGGCTGGATTGGGATCATTGTTGTCTGCGCCCTGCCCCAATGGAAAGTAACAGCTTTCATCGGCCAGAACATTGTGACTGCTCAAACCTCTTGGGAGGGCATCTGGATGAACTGTGTGGTCCAGAGCACAGGCCAGATGCAGTGCAAGGTTTACGACTCAATGCTGGCTCTTTCTCAGGACCTCCAGGCTGCCCGCGCCCTCACCATCATCGCTATCCTCATCGGCATCATTGCCATCCTCTTGGCCATCGCAGGGGGCAAATGCACCAACTGCGTGGAGGATGAGAGCTCCAAATCCAAAATTGGAGTGGCAGCCGGTGTGATCTTCATCATTTCTGGTGTTTTGTGCCTCATCCCTGTGTGCTGGACAGCACACTCTGTCATAAGGGACTTCTACAATCCATTGCTGGCGAACTCTCAGAAAAACGAGCTTGGAGCTGCACTGTTCATCGGCTGGGGAGCCTCAGCCCTCCTCATCCTGGGTGGTGGATTGCTCTGCGCCAACTGCCCTCCCAAGGATAACTACTCTGCCAAGTACTCAGCTGCCCGTTCAGCTGGACCCAAAGACTACgtctga
- the LOC124058934 gene encoding claudin-4, which produces MYSAGLEILGMILAVAGWLGVMVACGLPMWRVAAYIGQNIVISQVIWEGLWMNCSVQSTGQMHCKVHDSMLGLPADLQAARALVIVSMVLCIVGIGLSVAGAKCTNCSRDVSSKPRLVVAAGVTFVLAGLLLLVAVSWTAHVIVLGFYDPLLEETGKREFGNALYFGWAASCLLILGGALLCCSCPPVAATVPSGGGSMPPQVNYYPVKTMSVNGYTRRDYV; this is translated from the coding sequence ATGTATTCAGCAGGCTTGGAGATCCTTGGGATGATCCTGGCTGTGGCCGGCTGGCTGGGGGTAATGGTGGCCTGCGGCCTGCCCATGTGGAGGGTGGCTGCCTATATCGGTCAGAACATTGTCATCTCCCAGGTGATCTGGGAGGGCTTGTGGATGAACTGTTCGGTGCAGAGCACAGGCCAGATGCACTGCAAGGTGCACGACTCCATGCTGGGACTGCCAGCGGACCTGCAAGCAGCTCGTGCTTTGGTCATTGTCTCCATGGTGCTGTGCATTGTGGGCATCGGTCTGTCAGTGGCTGGCGCCAAGTGCACCAACTGTAGCCGTGATGTGAGCAGCAAGCCGCGGCTGGTGGTGGCTGCTGGAGTAACCTTTGTGCTGgcggggctgctgctgctggtggccGTGTCCTGGACAGCGCACGTCATCGTCCTGGGCTTTTACGACCCGCTGCTGGAGGAGACGGGGAAGAGGGAGTTTGGTAATGCTTTGTACTTTGGCTGGGCTGCCTCCTGCCTGCTCATCCTGGGTGGAgccctgctctgctgctcctgtcCACCTGTGGCAGCAACAGTGCCGAGCGGTGGAGGCTCCATGCCTCCCCAGGTGAACTACTATCCTGTCAAGACCATGTCAGTCAATGGATACACCAGGAGAGACTATGTATGA